One part of the Ziziphus jujuba cultivar Dongzao chromosome 2, ASM3175591v1 genome encodes these proteins:
- the LOC107419379 gene encoding receptor-like protein 9DC3 → MIHGEIPHQLTQLTFLAVFDVSHNHLTGPIHQGNQFSTFDSSSYDGNLGLCGNPLPNKCGKSESPAVEEEEKNSGSLFEFDWSTFLPGYGGGLIVGIVLGNIFFQKKEYWLEIVSKLGYKVADWLSLPV, encoded by the coding sequence ATGATTCATGGAGAGATTCCTCATCAGCTAACGCAACTCACATTTCTGGCAGTTTTCGATGTATCTCATAACCATCTTACAGGGCCAATACATCAAGGAAACCAGTTTTCTACATTTGATAGCAGTTCATATGATGGGAATTTGGGGTTATGTGGAAATCCATTGCCAAATAAGTGTGGAAAATCTGAGTCCCCAGCTGttgaagaggaagagaaaaattCAGGGTcactctttgaatttgattggAGCACATTTTTGCCAGGATATGGTGGTGGACTGATAGTTGGAATTGTTCTgggtaatatttttttccaaaagaaggaaTATTGGTTGGAAATTGTATCAAAGCTAGGCTACAAGGTCGCAGATTGGTTGTCTTTACCTGTTTGA
- the LOC132799265 gene encoding receptor-like protein 6, whose amino-acid sequence MEISFFPFILSLLQTTLIITSFFHCAQPLCHSHERSAFLQFKNSLVIDKSTSADPLAYPKVESWSREDCCFWDGIQCDKQTGHVTEVDLSSSCLFGSIKSTSSLFHLTQLQSLNLAYNHFNYSQIPSAIEISKLSKLLSLNLALNVHVVDSPSDVIRLLELKNPGFGFLLQNLTKLRQLALSYVDISSTVPYFLSNFSSLTSIYLRNCGLYGKFPESIFQLPNLEFLSLAENKELTGSFPEFQSGSPLKELSLWHTSFSGDFSSIGELDSLDQLDLEGCKFSGLIPSSIGLGRNELTGQIPPWLANLTQLTYLGLEANRLNGMVPRSFSGLKKLETLYLNSNELSGIVDFDMFLCMENLIKLQLTDNNLSFLTTDTKNINATVPQFRILGLALCNLRNFPSFLSYQDNLMFLELGANKIYGQIPKWVWNISSETMVSFDLSNNFLTGFDQPPTVLPWVRLKFEGRIPPSLPSCMMLQVLNLGNNQLTDIFPSWLGPLPDLKLLVLRSNRFHGVIGKPLFGSAFPSLRFIDLSYNNFTGMLPSEYFQYWNFMKHVDASGSTYMKANSSFKVPSHRWTNVFPYSVTITIKGIERVYEGIQDVLAVIDLFQVTTSMERFQSPLGVYKGFMCLTCPTTFSVVAFLQP is encoded by the exons atggaaatttctttctttccattCATACTCTCCCTACTTCAAACTACATTAATTATCACTTCCTTTTTTCATTGTGCTCAACCACTTTGCCACAGCCATGAGAGGTCTGCCTTTTTGCAATTCAAGAACAGCCTTGTTATAGACAAGTCTACTTCTGCAGACCCTTTGGCTTATCCAAAGGTTGAATCATGGAGTCGTGAAGATTGTTGCTTCTGGGATGGTATTCAGTGTGATAAGCAAACCGGGCATGTCACTGAAGTTGATCTCAGCAGTAGCTGTCTTTTTGGTTCTATCAAATCCACGAGCAGTCTTTTCCATCTCACTCAACTTCAGAGCCTTAACCTTGCTTATAACCATTTCAATTACTCTCAAATCCCTTCTGCAATAG AAATCTCGAAACTCTCCAAGTTGTTGTCTCTTAATCTCGCTCTCAATGTCCATGTTGTTGATTCACCTTCAGATGTGATCAGACTTCTGGAGTTGAAAAATCCTGGTTTTGGTTTTTTACTCCAAAATTTAACAAAGTTGAGACAACTTGCTCTTAGTTATGTTGACATATCCTCCACAGTGCcttattttttgtcaaatttctCTTCTTTGACATCCATCTATCTAAGAAATTGTGGGCTGTATGGTAAGTTTCCAGAGAGTATTTTTCAACTTCCAAATCTGGAATTTCTTAGTTTAGCGGAAAACAAAGAGCTTACTGGTTCTTTTCCTGAATTTCAATCTGGTAGTCCTCTTAAGGAATTGTCGCTTTGGCATACAAGTTTCTCTGGTGATTTCtcatcaattggagagcttgatTCCTTAGATCAGCTAGATCTTGAGGGTTGCAAGTTTTCTGGGTTAATTCCTTCATCAATTG GACTTGGTCGTAATGAATTAACTGGTCAAATTCCTCCATGGCTTGCAAACCTTACCCAATTAACTTATCTAGGTCTTGAAGCAAATAGGTTAAATGGTATGGTTCCAAGGTCATTTTCTGGACTAAAGAAACTTGAAACCCTTTATCTTAACTCCAACGAGTTGAGTGGCATAGTGGATTTTGACATGTTTCTTTGCATGGAGAATCTCATCAAACTCCAACTGACAGATAACAATTTGTCATTTCTCACTACTgacaccaaaaatataaatgcaaCTGTCCCTCAGTTTAGAATTTTGGGATTGGCTTTGTGTAATTTGCGAAACTTCCCAAGTTTCTTAAGCTACCAAGACAATCTAATGTTTTTGGAACTTGGTGCAAACAAAATATATGGCCAAATACCCAAATGGGTATGGAACATAAGTTCAGAAACAATGGTTTCCTTTGATCTTTCTAACAATTTCTTGACAGGCTTTGACCAACCTCCAACTGTTCTTCCATGGGTTCGTCTAAAG TTCGAAGGTCGCATACCGCCATCATTGCCTAGTTGTATGATGCTACAAGTTCTTAATCTTGGGAACAATCAATTAACAGACATATTCCCTTCTTGGTTGGGACCACTTCCAGATCTAAAACTACTTGTGCTGCGATCCAATCGCTTCCATGGAGTCATAGGGAAACCTCTTTTTGGTTCTGCTTTTCCCAGTTTGCGATTTATTGATCTTTCATACAACAATTTTACAGGTATGTTGCCATCTGAATACTTTCAATATTGGAATTTCATGAAACATGTTGATGCTTCCGGTTCAACATATATGAAGGCAAACTCAAGTTTCAAAGTTCCGTCACATAGATGGACTAATGTATTTCCATACTCAGTCACTATAACAATCAAAGGTATTGAAAGAGTCTATGAAGGGATCCAAGATGTTCTTGCAGTGATTGATCTTTTTCAAGTAACAACTTCAATGGAGAGATTCCAGAGTCCACTGGGAGTTTACAAGGGCTTCATGTGCTTAACCTGTCCAACAACATTCTCAGTGGTAGCATTCCTTCAGCCCTAG
- the LOC107419382 gene encoding uncharacterized protein LOC107419382: MEGGDSILDALYEEDNFEGDEDVEMLDVEEGELVEHNSQTASDQIKSKGSEDVNVIDQESRSKNRKRRPNRKKNKRKRSGLDPNVTDINRFVLDTCKRLKEKKSYMVYTAVGCLGISALCDLVKEVDVIQSCGGQMTADGRRSRTGGGILWNIIKAREPNAYKEIMRKTKEFEKQFKRPNIRQETEQGKEVSSQKIAEGSMDLKSEMQHQSQQSNDEGKRVSVHDRLRMPVSYDDDILGGGQPKDDAE; encoded by the exons ATGGAAGGAGGAGACAGCATATTAGATGCCTTATATGAAGAGGATAACTTTGAAGGTGATGAAGATGTTGAAATGCTTGATGTGGAGGAAGGGGAGTTAGTGGAGCATAATTCACAGACAGCTTCAGATCAAATCAAGAGTAAAGGAAGTGAAGATGTCAATGTGATTGATCAAGAATCTCGAAGTAAAAATCGCAAGCGTAGGCCAAACAGGAAGAAGAATAAGAGAAAGAGAAGTGGGTTGGATCCTAACGTCACTGATATAAACAG ATTTGTGTTAGATACATGTAAGCGCCTGAAAGAGAAGAAATCATACATGGTGTATACAGCTGTAGGTTGTCTGGGGATTTCTGCATTATGTGATCTCGTCAAGGAG GTGGATGTAATTCAGTCTTGTGGAGGTCAGATGACTGCGGATGGTAGACGATCTCGAACTGGTGGAGGCATTTTATGGAACATTATTAAAGCACGAGAACCAAATGCATACAAAGAGATAATGAGAAAAACAAAGGAGTTTGAG AAGCAATTCAAACGACCAAATATTAGGCAAGAAACAGAGCAAGGAAAAGAGGTCTCTTCTCAAAAAATTGCAGAGGGCTCCATGGATCTGAAATCTGAAATGCAGCATCAAAGTCAGCAATCAAATGATGAAGGGAAGCGAGTATCAGTCCATGATAGGTTAAGGATGCCTGTTTCTTATGATGATGACATACTCGGAGGTGGCCAACCGAAAGATGATGCAGAATGA
- the LOC112491667 gene encoding putative late blight resistance protein homolog R1B-16 encodes MGICISRIQSQNLFLDIFKCFTSISDDLYEMSDEQLEVTLHNYLKGKRYLVVMDDVWKTQVWEDVRSAFPNDLNGSRILITSREKEVASHASLTPPYFVPFLDNDASWELLCKKVFRGEKCPSNLETVGRKLAESCKGLPLSIVVLGGILTKKEKWPATWSKFIGNVNWYLTEDKERCLDILALSYSQLSRQLKLCFLYLGVFPEDYEIPTLELTKLWIAEGLIQQSGIGKMDVNAVAEYYLEDLIDRSLIQVASKKSDGTVKTCRIHDLLRDLCVSQSYQDKFFQVHLEGILSSSTKPRRLSVHCNPSNYAVASNACDTSSVRSLMFFCQGNNFEKKHWQWIWEGFKFIRVLTLLDIDNISSIPNKIEKLIYLKYLKIGNDKRTEGLRSIDTIPDSICKLRYLETIDLGIQVKDHSWPRGMWRMKQARYMQAYGPMKLPDLQPQSCGNDNILCNLQVISDINVDRKTALIISKSKFPNLKELSLCYSAYEEHMDGLEITEVLVSLENLCYLQKLEINGFPKCQPHFKYLASTLTKVSFYGSYVDSFLVRILGKLPNLLFLKIERAQNVPKLSFVAGEFPQLQVFKMINYGVEIWEVERNAMPNLQHLVIIRDFTMKALPDELWCLESLQDVKVQAVSHCLWEFLLGLKCIMSVRIFEGPTGKLKELTMKNGAKLLMQHEHDEWYMK; translated from the coding sequence ATGGGTATATGTATCTCAAGAATACAGAGTCAAAATTTGTTTCTTGACATATTCAAGTGCTTCACATCAATATCAGACGATCTATATGAGATGTCTGATGAACAACTTGAAGTGACCCTGCATAACTACTTAAAAGGAAAGAGATATTTAGTTGTCATGGATGATGTATGGAAAACTCAAGTGTGGGAGGATGTAAGATCTGCTTTTCCTAATGACTTAAATGGAAGTAGAATATTGATCACTAGTCGGGAAAAAGAAGTTGCTTCACATGCTAGCTTAACTCCTCCTTATTTTGTACCGTTTCTTGATAATGATGCAAGTTGGGAACTGTTATGCAAGAAGGTATTTAGAGGTGAAAAATGCCCTTCCAATCTGGAAACTGTTGGGAGGAAACTAGCAGAAAGTTGTAAAGGGTTACCACTTTCCATTGTTGTACTAGGAggtattttaacaaaaaaagagaagTGGCCTGCGACATGGTCCAAGTTTATTGGCAATGTCAATTGGTATCTTACCGAAGATAAAGAAAGATGTTTAGACATACTGGCCTTAAGTTACAGCCAGCTGTCTCGTCAGTTGAAACTGTGCTTTCTATATCTTGGTGTCTTTCCTGAAGATTATGAGATTCCGACATTGGAATTAACCAAATTGTGGATAGCTGAAGGATTGATACAACAATCTGGGATTGGAAAGATGGATGTGAATGCTGTTGCAGAATACTACTTGGAGGATCTCATTGATCGAAGCTTGATCCAGGTTGCAAGTAAGAAAAGTGATGGAACTGTAAAAACATGTCGTATCCATGATCTCTTACGAGATTTATGTGTGTCCCAGAGTTACCAAGACAAGTTTTTTCAAGTTCATCTAGAAGGTATCCTTTCATCCAGTACCAAGCCTCGAAGACTCTCTGTCCATTGCAACCCTTCTAATTATGCCGTTGCCTCCAATGCCTGTGACACATCATCTGTTCGTTCTTTGATGTTCTTTTGCCAAGGGAATAATTTTGAGAAAAAGCATTGGCAATGGATTTGGGAAGGCTTTAAATTTATACGGGTGCTGACGCTTTTGGATATAGACAACATAAGCTCAATTCCAAACAAAATTGAGAAGTTGATCTATCTGAAATACTTGAAGATTGGCAATGACAAAAGAACAGAAGGCTTAAGATCTATAGATACTATTCCGGATTCTATATGCAAACTTCGGTATCTGGAAACAATTGACTTAGGAATTCAAGTTAAAGACCACTCATGGCCAAGGGGTATGTGGAGAATGAAGCAAGCAAGATATATGCAGGCTTATGGTCCAATGAAGTTACCTGATCTGCAGCCTCAAAGTTGTGGAAACGACAACATTCTATGCAATCTTCAAGTCATTTCTGACATAAATGTTGATAGGAAAACTGCCCTTATCATTTCCAAGTCCAAATTTCCAAATCTAAAGGAACTGAGTTTATGTTATAGTGCTTATGAGGAACATATGGACGGATTGGAGATTACAGAAGTACTGGTAAGCCTTGAGAATCTATGTTACCTGCAAAAGTTGGAAATCAACGGTTTTCCCAAATGTCAACCTCATTTCAAATATTTGGCATCAACACTCACCAAAGTATCCTTTTATGGCTCATATGTGGATTCCTTCTTGGTAAGAATCCTCGGAAAacttccaaatttactttttttgaaGATAGAAAGGGCTCAGAATGTTCCAAAGCTGAGTTTTGTAGCAGGTGAGTTTCCTCAACTCCAAGTTTTCAAAATGATCAACTATGGTGTTGAAATTTGGGAAGTGGAAAGAAATGCAATGCCAAACCTCCAGCATTTGGTGATCATAAGAGACTTCACCATGAAAGCTCTGCCGGATGAGCTTTGGTGCTTGGAATCTCTCCAAGATGTGAAAGTGCAGGCTGTCTCACATTGTCTGTGGGAGTTTCTGTTGGGATTGAAATGCATAATGAGCGTGAGAATTTTCGAGGGGCCGACAGGGAAGCTCAAGGAATTGACCATGAAAAATGGTGCAAAGCTTCTCATGCAGCATGAACATGATGAGTGGTACATGAAATAG
- the LOC125422336 gene encoding protein CDI, with protein sequence MSSTDNKVHPLEKPFKIFVGYDVREDLAYEVCRHSILKRSSIPVEIIPIKQSDLRKNGLYWRERGKLESTEFSFSRFLTPCLANFEGWAMFVDCDFLYLADIKELRDLIDDKYAIMCVQHDYAPKETTKMDGAVQTVYPRKNWSSMVLYNCGHPKNKVLTPELVNTQTGAFLHRFQWLEDEEIGSVPFVWNFLEGHNRVVDNDPATFPKAIHYTRGGPWFEAWKNCEFADLWLKEKDEYLEVSKKKGEN encoded by the coding sequence ATGAGCTCCACCGACAATAAGGTCCACCCATTGGAAAAACCCTTCAAGATCTTCGTGGGTTACGACGTACGCGAAGATCTAGCCTACGAGGTCTGCCGACATTCGATCTTGAAGAGGTCTTCGATCCCTGTCGAGATCATACCCATCAAGCAATCGGATCTGAGGAAGAACGGTCTCTATTGGCGCGAGAGAGGCAAATTGGAGAGCACAGAGTTCTCCTTCTCTCGGTTCTTGACGCCATGCTTGGCGAATTTCGAAGGTTGGGCAATGTTCGTCGACTGTGATTTCCTCTACTTGGCAGATATTAAGGAACTCAGGGATTTGATTGATGACAAATATGCTATAATGTGTGTTCAACATGATTATGCTCCCAAAGAGACAACGAAAATGGATGGTGCTGTTCAAACAGTCTATCCAAGGAAGAATTGGTCTTCAATGGTTTTGTATAATTGTGGGCATCCGAAGAACAAGGTTTTGACTCCTGAGCTTGTGAATACCCAAACGGGTGCTTTTTTGCATAGGTTTCAGTGGCTTGAGGATGAAGAAATTGGATCTGTGCCTTTTGTTTGGAATTTCCTTGAGGGGCATAACAGGGTTGTTGATAATGACCCTGCAACTTTTCCCAAAGCTATCCATTATACTCGTGGAGGACCTTGGTTTGAGGCTTGGAAGAATTGTGAGTTTGCTGATTTGTGGTTGAAGGAAAAGGATGAGTACCTGGAGGTTTCCAAGAAGAAGGGTGAGAATTAG